From a single Daphnia pulex isolate KAP4 chromosome 2, ASM2113471v1 genomic region:
- the LOC124188577 gene encoding uncharacterized protein LOC124188577 isoform X2: MAEDIEMEDENFLELILSNLFRKDSNGEAIDFYLRRTRLGRQDNVEKEEKFKKLKEQIKKCGGHLGEEPRGCHAIELVFPEYITDIDGIDSDLFKAEYIEECMKCGDLLDLEQFRLGKSPYSSININMIMKGYETWDSVSRTSPQKGRKLPDFGLPLQTSPEKFKSNNPGKKSRRVEYSIEEDLAILRFLLANNLYDKVGGNATWKIVHRTFPNHSYQSLHNRFRRFILPNLKKYKGLTNSERNLFSRVSFSGNSSASSPDKSVEIENGSISSCSVSPKKPTTIDKVASVDEQESPNISLSSVREKINQTNETVIVDELITRGKKHVSSSKVEEMVHLQITEEITKEENNPLQITEEINKEENNPLTPSCLAMILNNLFRKESNGDPIEFYMRRTRSCHHENNLELEGKCSKLKEQIEKCGGNFGETPHSCHSIELVFPEVIEDIDEIDSDVFKAEYVEECIKCGDLLDLENFRLGKSPYDGSININNILKGHDSWEAVTRTSPRKGKKLLHSGSSSEKVESCSSGKKILVEYSIEEDLAILKCLLYKNLHDKVERNTTWKIVNREFHKHSLQSLQNRFRQFILPNLDTYKGLTKSERNLFSRSMNENSRSSSSERKKLSMSQNESSTADEISDSEPNVVSMPSPTKVKTSSPRVIAESSLSGSDLEDLESVKSLRVREITPKRAGDFSVELDKCILQYIILNKRYSDISGRKLWMDIQGSCFKTTGQDWKSIKRRFHDVILKDLESKEYALEKNVIQRFRSNESSSSSERDSDIDEDKLVATSSVKPQKSVPRLYTLEEDKLIIDYIAKTNRYEEVRGKKLWVDIQDKILHKYNRSWESAKNRFLRNIFKNLGKFNLSPDIVKKFKHGAVVERNLGGCQGGFLDKKKKRNVVEVESEEEELPKHPALATNKIPTPSKKQKRQLFKQPVIPLPIVFSPHPAPSRVNKKRQVESKPNEKKEDSETGVDKMKSKEAVSNLATSPTKPDVLTEAVPALVTTSPVPEASSNCPLPKPLRSAPSVQCSVVVKRLTQQELEKYGCKISFTHKNSSSTHVQPSPTLPPLVIPPGTLPPESPATTSRFTVEISPCLLAARLNAAGSSVPSIGSANRETVLLPLPSPLSRKSIRKSDHPRSTKSKDDVDEVSSPEATTRMSSEDSPLSATSSTTTEENCNIYDEINNEADLATEVDSSVPTNPRNLPFQTKIPNENLARLIKDDQSSDGYHTPVEG, from the exons ATGGCTGAGGATATAGAAATGGAAGATGAAAACTTCCTTGAACTAATATTAAGCAATCTGTTTAGAAAAGATTCAAATGGTGAGGCAATCGACTTCTATTTAAGACGAACTCGGTTAGGTCGTCAGGACAacgtagaaaaagaagaaaagtttaagAAACTAAAAGAACAAATTAAG AAATGTGGAGGACATCTTGGGGAGGAACCTAGAGGTTGTCATGCCATAGAGCTTGTGTTTCCTGAATATATTACAGACATTGATGGAATCGATTCTGACCTTTTTAAAGCTGAGTACATAGAAGAATGCATGAAGTGTGGAGATCTTCTTGATCTGGAGCAATTCAG GCTCGGCAAGTCACCTTATAGTTCAATCAACATCAACATGATTATGAAAGGATATGAAACATGGGACTCTGTATCAAGAACTAG TCCTCAGAAAGGCAGAAAGCTTCCAGACTTTGGATTACCTCTCCAAACCTCtccagaaaaattcaaaagcaaCAACCCAGGAAAAAA GAGTCGCCGTGTTGAGTATTCCATTGAAGAAGATTTGGCAATCTTGAGGTTTTTGCTGGCAAATAACTTGTATGATAAAGTAGGAGGGAACGCTACATGGAAAATAGTTCATAGA ACATTTCCTAACCATTCCTATCAGTCATTACACAACCGATTTCGCCGCTTTATCCTCCCCAACCTCAAGAAATATAAAGGTCTCACGAATAGTGAACGTAATCTTTTCAGTCGGGTTTCGTTCAGTGGTAACTCATCCGCATCTTCACCAGATAAATCCGTAGAG ATCGAGAATGGTAGTATTTCGTCATGCAGTGTGAGTCCAAAGAAACCTACGACAATTGATAAGGTCGCTTCTGTAGATGAGCAAGAATCACCTAATATTAGTCTTTCATCTgtcagagaaaaaataaatcagacaAATGAAACGGTCATAGTCGATGAACTCATCACGAGAGGGAAAAAACATGTTTCATCGAGCAAA GTGGAAGAAATGGTGCATTTACAAATAACTGAGGAAATAACCAAGGAAGAGAACAATCCTCTACAAATAACTGAGGAAATAAACAAGGAAGAGAACAATCCTCTGACCCCCAGTTGTCTGGCGATGATACTAAACAATCTTTTTCGGAAGGAATCAAACGGTGACCCCATCGAATTTTATATGCGCCGAACTCGTTCTTGTCACCATGAGAACAATTTGGAATTGGAAGGCAAATGTAGTAAATTGAAAGAACAAATTGAG AAATGCGGAGGGAATTTCGGGGAGACGCCTCATAGCTGCCACTCCATAGAACTTGTCTTTCCTGAAGTGATTGAGGACATCGATGAAATTGATTCTGACGTTTTTAAAGCTGAATACGTAGAAGAATGCATCAAGTGTGGAGATCTTCTTGACTTGGAAAATTTCAG ACTGGGCAAGTCACCCTATGATGGTTCAATAAACATCAATAACATATTGAAAGGACATGATTCGTGGGAAGCTGTAACACGAACCTCTCCTCGAAAAGGCAAAAAACTACTACATTCGGGTTCATCTTccgaaaaagttgaaagttgCTCTTCTGGAAAAAA GATACTTGTTGAATACTCCATCGAAGAAGATTTGGCTATTTTAAAGTGTTTGctttacaaaaatttgcaTGATAAAGTTGAACGAAACACTACTTGGAAAATAGTTAATCGT GAGTTTCACAAGCACTCATTGCAATCTTTACAAAATCGATTTCGCCAGTTTATTCTTCCAAATCTCGACACCTACAAGGGTTTGACGAAAAGTGAACGCAACCTTTTTAGTCGCTCGATGAATGAAAACTCACGTTCGTCCTCgtcagaaagaaagaaactg TCCATGAGCCAAAATGAATCCTCAACGGCTGATGAAATTAGTGATTCTGAACCGAACGtg GTATCGATGCCATCACCAACAAAAGTTAAGACATCATCACCGAGGGTCATAGCAGAAAGTAGTCTTTCTGGCAGCGACTTGGAAGATTTGGAATCTGTAAAATCATTGAGGGTGAGGGAAATCACCCCAAAACGCGCTGG AGATTTTTCTGTCGAACTGGATAAATGTATTCTTCAATACATAATTCTCAACAAGAGATATTCTGACATATCTGGGAGGAAACTTTGGATGGATATTCAAGGATCAtgtttcaaaa CTACAGGACAGGACTGGAAATCTATTAAGCGTCGGTTTCATGACGTTATCCTAAAAGACTTAGAATCTAAGGAGTACGCTCTCGAAAAAAACGTAATTCAGAGATTCCGTTCCAATGAGTCGTCTTCCTCAAGCGAGCGGGATAGTGATATCGACGAGGACAAATTGGTGGCTACATCTTCTGTGAAACCGCAAAAATCTGT GCCCAGGTTGTACACTTTAGAAGAAGACAAGTTAATCATTGACTACATCGCCAAGACAAACAGATACGAGGAAGTACGAGGAAAGAAGTTATGGGTTGACATCCAAGATAAGATTTTACATA AGTACAATCGTTCGTGGGAATCGGCTAAAAATCGTTTTCTTCGaaacatctttaaaaatctGGGCAAATTTAACCTTAGTCCAGATATTGTCAAAAAGTTTAAACACGGAGCGGTTGTTGAaa GAAATTTAGGTGGATGTCAAGGTGGTTTTCTTGATAAAAAAA aaaaaagaaacgtagtTGAGGTAGAATCGGAAGAGGAAGAACTTCCTAAACATCCGGCGTTAGCCACCAACAAAATTCCAACACCG tcgAAGAAGCAGAAGCGTCAACTATTTAAACAGCCTGTCATCCCTCTTCCGATTGTGTTTTCTCCTCATCCTGCTCCTTCAAGAGTTAACAAAAAA CGACAGGTTGAATcgaaaccaaatgaaaagaaagaagattcgGAAACTGGGGTTGACAAAATGAAGTCAAAGGAAGCTGTTTCTAATCTTGCTACATCACCAACGAAACCTGACGTCCTGACGGAAGCCGTTCCAGCTTTAGTTACTACATCTCCTGTTCCTGAAGCTTCTTCTAATTGTCCACTACCTAAACCATTGCGTTCGGCGCCTTCCGTGCAATGTTCTGTGGTGGTCAAGCGATTGACACAacaagaattggaaaaatatggTTGCAAAATCAGTTTCACCCACAAGAATTCGTCCTCTACCCACGTTCAACCATCGCCCACGCTTCCACCCCTTGTGATTCCTCCAGGCACACTTCCGCCAGAAAGTCCAGCAACGACCTCGCGCTTTACGGTGGAGATATCTCCTTGCCTCCTTGCCGCTAGATTGAATGCTGCCGGATCATCTGTACCATCCATTGGATCAGCAAACCGTGAAACAGTATTGCTACCATTACCATCGCCTTTGTCTCGAAAATCCATAAGGAAAAGCGACCATCCGAGATCAACGAAATCAAAAGATGACGTCGATGAAGTGTCTTCTCCTGAGGCAACAACGAGAATGTCATCGGAGGATTCACCGCTCTCAGCAACATCTTCGACGACCACAGAAGAAAATTGTAACATCTATgacgaaataaataatgaagcTGACTTAGCTACTGAGGTGGATTCATCAGTGCCAACAAATCCCCGCAATCTTCCGTTTCAGACAAAAATTCCGAACGAAAATTTAGCAAGATTGATAAAAGACGACCAGTCAAGTGATGGCTACCATACTCCCGTCGAGGGTTAA
- the LOC124188577 gene encoding uncharacterized protein LOC124188577 isoform X1 codes for MAEDIEMEDENFLELILSNLFRKDSNGEAIDFYLRRTRLGRQDNVEKEEKFKKLKEQIKKCGGHLGEEPRGCHAIELVFPEYITDIDGIDSDLFKAEYIEECMKCGDLLDLEQFRLGKSPYSSININMIMKGYETWDSVSRTSPQKGRKLPDFGLPLQTSPEKFKSNNPGKKSRRVEYSIEEDLAILRFLLANNLYDKVGGNATWKIVHRTFPNHSYQSLHNRFRRFILPNLKKYKGLTNSERNLFSRVSFSGNSSASSPDKSVEIENGSISSCSVSPKKPTTIDKVASVDEQESPNISLSSVREKINQTNETVIVDELITRGKKHVSSSKVEEMVHLQITEEITKEENNPLQITEEINKEENNPLTPSCLAMILNNLFRKESNGDPIEFYMRRTRSCHHENNLELEGKCSKLKEQIEKCGGNFGETPHSCHSIELVFPEVIEDIDEIDSDVFKAEYVEECIKCGDLLDLENFRLGKSPYDGSININNILKGHDSWEAVTRTSPRKGKKLLHSGSSSEKVESCSSGKKILVEYSIEEDLAILKCLLYKNLHDKVERNTTWKIVNREFHKHSLQSLQNRFRQFILPNLDTYKGLTKSERNLFSRSMNENSRSSSSERKKLSMSQNESSTADEISDSEPNVVSMPSPTKVKTSSPRVIAESSLSGSDLEDLESVKSLRVREITPKRAGDFSVELDKCILQYIILNKRYSDISGRKLWMDIQGSCFKTTGQDWKSIKRRFHDVILKDLESKEYALEKNVIQRFRSNESSSSSERDSDIDEDKLVATSSVKPQKSVPRLYTLEEDKLIIDYIAKTNRYEEVRGKKLWVDIQDKILHKYNRSWESAKNRFLRNIFKNLGKFNLSPDIVKKFKHGAVVERNLGGCQGGFLDKKSERSGSSKKKRNVVEVESEEEELPKHPALATNKIPTPSKKQKRQLFKQPVIPLPIVFSPHPAPSRVNKKRQVESKPNEKKEDSETGVDKMKSKEAVSNLATSPTKPDVLTEAVPALVTTSPVPEASSNCPLPKPLRSAPSVQCSVVVKRLTQQELEKYGCKISFTHKNSSSTHVQPSPTLPPLVIPPGTLPPESPATTSRFTVEISPCLLAARLNAAGSSVPSIGSANRETVLLPLPSPLSRKSIRKSDHPRSTKSKDDVDEVSSPEATTRMSSEDSPLSATSSTTTEENCNIYDEINNEADLATEVDSSVPTNPRNLPFQTKIPNENLARLIKDDQSSDGYHTPVEG; via the exons ATGGCTGAGGATATAGAAATGGAAGATGAAAACTTCCTTGAACTAATATTAAGCAATCTGTTTAGAAAAGATTCAAATGGTGAGGCAATCGACTTCTATTTAAGACGAACTCGGTTAGGTCGTCAGGACAacgtagaaaaagaagaaaagtttaagAAACTAAAAGAACAAATTAAG AAATGTGGAGGACATCTTGGGGAGGAACCTAGAGGTTGTCATGCCATAGAGCTTGTGTTTCCTGAATATATTACAGACATTGATGGAATCGATTCTGACCTTTTTAAAGCTGAGTACATAGAAGAATGCATGAAGTGTGGAGATCTTCTTGATCTGGAGCAATTCAG GCTCGGCAAGTCACCTTATAGTTCAATCAACATCAACATGATTATGAAAGGATATGAAACATGGGACTCTGTATCAAGAACTAG TCCTCAGAAAGGCAGAAAGCTTCCAGACTTTGGATTACCTCTCCAAACCTCtccagaaaaattcaaaagcaaCAACCCAGGAAAAAA GAGTCGCCGTGTTGAGTATTCCATTGAAGAAGATTTGGCAATCTTGAGGTTTTTGCTGGCAAATAACTTGTATGATAAAGTAGGAGGGAACGCTACATGGAAAATAGTTCATAGA ACATTTCCTAACCATTCCTATCAGTCATTACACAACCGATTTCGCCGCTTTATCCTCCCCAACCTCAAGAAATATAAAGGTCTCACGAATAGTGAACGTAATCTTTTCAGTCGGGTTTCGTTCAGTGGTAACTCATCCGCATCTTCACCAGATAAATCCGTAGAG ATCGAGAATGGTAGTATTTCGTCATGCAGTGTGAGTCCAAAGAAACCTACGACAATTGATAAGGTCGCTTCTGTAGATGAGCAAGAATCACCTAATATTAGTCTTTCATCTgtcagagaaaaaataaatcagacaAATGAAACGGTCATAGTCGATGAACTCATCACGAGAGGGAAAAAACATGTTTCATCGAGCAAA GTGGAAGAAATGGTGCATTTACAAATAACTGAGGAAATAACCAAGGAAGAGAACAATCCTCTACAAATAACTGAGGAAATAAACAAGGAAGAGAACAATCCTCTGACCCCCAGTTGTCTGGCGATGATACTAAACAATCTTTTTCGGAAGGAATCAAACGGTGACCCCATCGAATTTTATATGCGCCGAACTCGTTCTTGTCACCATGAGAACAATTTGGAATTGGAAGGCAAATGTAGTAAATTGAAAGAACAAATTGAG AAATGCGGAGGGAATTTCGGGGAGACGCCTCATAGCTGCCACTCCATAGAACTTGTCTTTCCTGAAGTGATTGAGGACATCGATGAAATTGATTCTGACGTTTTTAAAGCTGAATACGTAGAAGAATGCATCAAGTGTGGAGATCTTCTTGACTTGGAAAATTTCAG ACTGGGCAAGTCACCCTATGATGGTTCAATAAACATCAATAACATATTGAAAGGACATGATTCGTGGGAAGCTGTAACACGAACCTCTCCTCGAAAAGGCAAAAAACTACTACATTCGGGTTCATCTTccgaaaaagttgaaagttgCTCTTCTGGAAAAAA GATACTTGTTGAATACTCCATCGAAGAAGATTTGGCTATTTTAAAGTGTTTGctttacaaaaatttgcaTGATAAAGTTGAACGAAACACTACTTGGAAAATAGTTAATCGT GAGTTTCACAAGCACTCATTGCAATCTTTACAAAATCGATTTCGCCAGTTTATTCTTCCAAATCTCGACACCTACAAGGGTTTGACGAAAAGTGAACGCAACCTTTTTAGTCGCTCGATGAATGAAAACTCACGTTCGTCCTCgtcagaaagaaagaaactg TCCATGAGCCAAAATGAATCCTCAACGGCTGATGAAATTAGTGATTCTGAACCGAACGtg GTATCGATGCCATCACCAACAAAAGTTAAGACATCATCACCGAGGGTCATAGCAGAAAGTAGTCTTTCTGGCAGCGACTTGGAAGATTTGGAATCTGTAAAATCATTGAGGGTGAGGGAAATCACCCCAAAACGCGCTGG AGATTTTTCTGTCGAACTGGATAAATGTATTCTTCAATACATAATTCTCAACAAGAGATATTCTGACATATCTGGGAGGAAACTTTGGATGGATATTCAAGGATCAtgtttcaaaa CTACAGGACAGGACTGGAAATCTATTAAGCGTCGGTTTCATGACGTTATCCTAAAAGACTTAGAATCTAAGGAGTACGCTCTCGAAAAAAACGTAATTCAGAGATTCCGTTCCAATGAGTCGTCTTCCTCAAGCGAGCGGGATAGTGATATCGACGAGGACAAATTGGTGGCTACATCTTCTGTGAAACCGCAAAAATCTGT GCCCAGGTTGTACACTTTAGAAGAAGACAAGTTAATCATTGACTACATCGCCAAGACAAACAGATACGAGGAAGTACGAGGAAAGAAGTTATGGGTTGACATCCAAGATAAGATTTTACATA AGTACAATCGTTCGTGGGAATCGGCTAAAAATCGTTTTCTTCGaaacatctttaaaaatctGGGCAAATTTAACCTTAGTCCAGATATTGTCAAAAAGTTTAAACACGGAGCGGTTGTTGAaa GAAATTTAGGTGGATGTCAAGGTGGTTTTCTTGATAAAAAAAGTGAGAGAAGCGGTTCTAGTAAAA aaaaaagaaacgtagtTGAGGTAGAATCGGAAGAGGAAGAACTTCCTAAACATCCGGCGTTAGCCACCAACAAAATTCCAACACCG tcgAAGAAGCAGAAGCGTCAACTATTTAAACAGCCTGTCATCCCTCTTCCGATTGTGTTTTCTCCTCATCCTGCTCCTTCAAGAGTTAACAAAAAA CGACAGGTTGAATcgaaaccaaatgaaaagaaagaagattcgGAAACTGGGGTTGACAAAATGAAGTCAAAGGAAGCTGTTTCTAATCTTGCTACATCACCAACGAAACCTGACGTCCTGACGGAAGCCGTTCCAGCTTTAGTTACTACATCTCCTGTTCCTGAAGCTTCTTCTAATTGTCCACTACCTAAACCATTGCGTTCGGCGCCTTCCGTGCAATGTTCTGTGGTGGTCAAGCGATTGACACAacaagaattggaaaaatatggTTGCAAAATCAGTTTCACCCACAAGAATTCGTCCTCTACCCACGTTCAACCATCGCCCACGCTTCCACCCCTTGTGATTCCTCCAGGCACACTTCCGCCAGAAAGTCCAGCAACGACCTCGCGCTTTACGGTGGAGATATCTCCTTGCCTCCTTGCCGCTAGATTGAATGCTGCCGGATCATCTGTACCATCCATTGGATCAGCAAACCGTGAAACAGTATTGCTACCATTACCATCGCCTTTGTCTCGAAAATCCATAAGGAAAAGCGACCATCCGAGATCAACGAAATCAAAAGATGACGTCGATGAAGTGTCTTCTCCTGAGGCAACAACGAGAATGTCATCGGAGGATTCACCGCTCTCAGCAACATCTTCGACGACCACAGAAGAAAATTGTAACATCTATgacgaaataaataatgaagcTGACTTAGCTACTGAGGTGGATTCATCAGTGCCAACAAATCCCCGCAATCTTCCGTTTCAGACAAAAATTCCGAACGAAAATTTAGCAAGATTGATAAAAGACGACCAGTCAAGTGATGGCTACCATACTCCCGTCGAGGGTTAA
- the LOC124188581 gene encoding neuronal acetylcholine receptor subunit alpha-2-like isoform X2 — protein MSRVLFFINHCLFLAVVLTWQPSAAAEAEYFNVIEKLHVNLLRSYNNQIRPVINHTDALNVELSMRLTSFNFDELQSRFSAIGFFLMSWKDPRFMWSPAEYEGLTTIHLPNEKIWKPDFEVYNSYGLLSKERSFAPNDVLISNDGTVIWVPMSNMVSICTPDATYYPFDSVTCTTKIGSWTYNALKINISPTNNETTVDIRELINKRMSEWNIKSTQVSVEVKKYDCCTEPYQSLVMKFTIQRSLSTTITIPTIVIMVLILATFFIPPAMDAKLIVGVFNLALLCGYLLYFKTVLPAGNENTPLIVSFYNGSLVVVISSILSTILSLRWTRLSKSVSPPTFIRSCLSGRIGTILGVSHKYTSNNLLVAKELTEKVSQQFVHDDGESQEIEIKQAWTNISVALERIMLFIYFSFIAFHVISFLG, from the exons ATGTCTCGTGTGCTATTCTTTATCAATCACTGCCTATTCCTCGCCGTTGTTTTAA CATGGCAGCCATCCGCTGCTGCAGAAGCTGAATACTTCAACGTTATTGAAAAGCTTCACGTTAATCTCCTACGCTCTTACAACAATCAAATCCGGCCCGTGATAAATCACACAGATGCGCTTAATGTCGAACTTTCAATGAGACTTACCAGCTTTAATTTC gatGAATTGCAATCCCGCTTCTCTGCcatcggattttttttaatg AGTTGGAAAGATCCTCGTTTCATGTGGTCTCCTGCGGAATATGAAGGACTAACGACCATCCACTTGCCCAATGAGAAAATATGGAAGCCTGATTTTGAG gtTTACAATTCCTATGGATTACTATCCAAAGAGCGTTCTTTTGCACCGAATGATGTTCTAATAAGTAACGACGGTACCGTTATTTGGGTTCCCATGAGCAATATGGTTTCCATCTGCACCCCTGATGCCACTTATTATCCGTTCGATAGCGTCACATGTACAACGAAAATTGGCTCATGGACGTACAATGCGCTTAAAATCAACATTAGTCCAACGAACAATGAGACAACG GTGGATATCAGAGAActgataaacaaaagaatgtcCGAATGGAATATTAAGTCCACGCAAGTTAGTgttgaagttaaaaaatacGACTGCTGCACCGAACCCTACCAATCGTTGGTCATGAAGTTTACCATTCAAAGGTCTCTATCGACGACCATCACTATACCTACCATAG TCATCATGGTTCTAATCTTGGCAACTTTCTTCATTCCGCCGGCGATGGATGCAAAACTGATTGTGGGAGTTTTCAATTTGGCCCTATTGTGTGGTTACCTGTTGTACTTTAAAACGGTACTTCCGGCTGGAAATGAAAATACGCCATTGATTG TTTCCTTTTATAATGGGTCTTTGGTCGTGGTGATATCTTCCATCCTATCCACCATTCTCTCTCTACGCTGGACACGGCTTTCGAAATCAGTATCGCCACCGACTTTCATCCGAAGCTGTTTATCAGGCCGTATTGGGACTATCCTTGGGGTCTCACATAAG TACACCAGCAATAACCTTTTAGTAGCGAAGGAGCTCACTGAGAAAGTATCGCAACAATTTGTTCACGATGACGGCGAATCTCAAGAAATTGAGATTAAACAAGCTTGGACCAACATTAGCGTAGCTTTGGAACGTATCATGTTGTTCATTTACTTCTCTTTTATTGCCTTCCACGTTATAAGTTTCCTAGGTTGA
- the LOC124188581 gene encoding neuronal acetylcholine receptor subunit alpha-2-like isoform X1: MSRVLFFINHCLFLAVVLTWQPSAAAEAEYFNVIEKLHVNLLRSYNNQIRPVINHTDALNVELSMRLTSFNFDELQSRFSAIGFFLMSWKDPRFMWSPAEYEGLTTIHLPNEKIWKPDFEVYNSYGLLSKERSFAPNDVLISNDGTVIWVPMSNMVSICTPDATYYPFDSVTCTTKIGSWTYNALKINISPTNNETTVDIRELINKRMSEWNIKSTQVSVEVKKYDCCTEPYQSLVMKFTIQRSLSTTITIPTIGSYIDSFTPFVLCRIALMFILFSLVIMVLILATFFIPPAMDAKLIVGVFNLALLCGYLLYFKTVLPAGNENTPLIVSFYNGSLVVVISSILSTILSLRWTRLSKSVSPPTFIRSCLSGRIGTILGVSHKYTSNNLLVAKELTEKVSQQFVHDDGESQEIEIKQAWTNISVALERIMLFIYFSFIAFHVISFLG, translated from the exons ATGTCTCGTGTGCTATTCTTTATCAATCACTGCCTATTCCTCGCCGTTGTTTTAA CATGGCAGCCATCCGCTGCTGCAGAAGCTGAATACTTCAACGTTATTGAAAAGCTTCACGTTAATCTCCTACGCTCTTACAACAATCAAATCCGGCCCGTGATAAATCACACAGATGCGCTTAATGTCGAACTTTCAATGAGACTTACCAGCTTTAATTTC gatGAATTGCAATCCCGCTTCTCTGCcatcggattttttttaatg AGTTGGAAAGATCCTCGTTTCATGTGGTCTCCTGCGGAATATGAAGGACTAACGACCATCCACTTGCCCAATGAGAAAATATGGAAGCCTGATTTTGAG gtTTACAATTCCTATGGATTACTATCCAAAGAGCGTTCTTTTGCACCGAATGATGTTCTAATAAGTAACGACGGTACCGTTATTTGGGTTCCCATGAGCAATATGGTTTCCATCTGCACCCCTGATGCCACTTATTATCCGTTCGATAGCGTCACATGTACAACGAAAATTGGCTCATGGACGTACAATGCGCTTAAAATCAACATTAGTCCAACGAACAATGAGACAACG GTGGATATCAGAGAActgataaacaaaagaatgtcCGAATGGAATATTAAGTCCACGCAAGTTAGTgttgaagttaaaaaatacGACTGCTGCACCGAACCCTACCAATCGTTGGTCATGAAGTTTACCATTCAAAGGTCTCTATCGACGACCATCACTATACCTACCATAGGTTCATACATTGATTCCTTTACTCCTTTTGTGTTATGTCGCATAGCATTAATGTTTATTCTATTCTCTTTAGTCATCATGGTTCTAATCTTGGCAACTTTCTTCATTCCGCCGGCGATGGATGCAAAACTGATTGTGGGAGTTTTCAATTTGGCCCTATTGTGTGGTTACCTGTTGTACTTTAAAACGGTACTTCCGGCTGGAAATGAAAATACGCCATTGATTG TTTCCTTTTATAATGGGTCTTTGGTCGTGGTGATATCTTCCATCCTATCCACCATTCTCTCTCTACGCTGGACACGGCTTTCGAAATCAGTATCGCCACCGACTTTCATCCGAAGCTGTTTATCAGGCCGTATTGGGACTATCCTTGGGGTCTCACATAAG TACACCAGCAATAACCTTTTAGTAGCGAAGGAGCTCACTGAGAAAGTATCGCAACAATTTGTTCACGATGACGGCGAATCTCAAGAAATTGAGATTAAACAAGCTTGGACCAACATTAGCGTAGCTTTGGAACGTATCATGTTGTTCATTTACTTCTCTTTTATTGCCTTCCACGTTATAAGTTTCCTAGGTTGA